The Candidatus Rokuibacteriota bacterium genome window below encodes:
- a CDS encoding winged helix-turn-helix transcriptional regulator yields MEALKPLPLAKLEANTTHVEALKALAHLTRLQAFFLLVRAKREVPAGEIQEALEVPGPTLSHHLDLLRRAGLIQSRKEERYVYYSVRREMVSELVRLLTACC; encoded by the coding sequence ATGGAAGCCCTGAAGCCGCTCCCCCTGGCCAAGCTGGAAGCCAACACCACCCACGTCGAGGCCCTCAAGGCCCTGGCCCACCTGACCCGCCTCCAGGCGTTCTTCCTCCTGGTTCGCGCAAAGCGCGAGGTACCCGCGGGAGAGATCCAGGAGGCCCTGGAGGTGCCGGGGCCCACGCTCTCCCACCACCTGGACCTGCTCCGCCGCGCCGGGCTGATCCAGAGCCGCAAGGAGGAGCGGTACGTGTACTACTCGGTCAGGCGGGAGATGGTCTCGGAGTTGGTCCGGCTCCTGACCGCCTGCTGCTAG
- a CDS encoding amidohydrolase family protein codes for MAITVFTNCFLIDCTGRGPLEGATVVVEDDRIADVLPTGRIGPLKGLVTTLDLKGQTLMPGLADAHVHICAVEANIAEQHRLLPPSLIAAKALRRLEQALMQGFTTVRDAGGADWGFREAVAQGLVPGPRLLVSGQYLSQTGGHGDKRRRAEVIPPIECCLGMVAAIADGPDEVRKAAREQIRRGVDQIKIMASGGAMSPADELDTTQYTVAELQAAVEEARAANTYVLAHAYSGAAVRNAVEAGVRSIEHGNLIDEAAARALKDAGAFLVPTMITYEAIWREGKAYGIGEHQLQKINLAREKSVESVALARRLGLKIGSGSDLLGDMMAYRTHELELKAQVLTPMEVLVSATRTNAELFRMEDRIGTVEPGKYADLLVVRGNPVKDLRLFQNADNLLLIMKGGQIYKQVL; via the coding sequence ATGGCGATCACGGTCTTCACGAACTGCTTCCTGATCGACTGCACCGGGCGGGGGCCGCTCGAAGGCGCTACTGTCGTCGTTGAGGACGACCGGATCGCCGATGTTCTCCCCACCGGCCGGATCGGGCCGCTCAAGGGCCTGGTCACGACGCTGGACCTCAAGGGCCAGACCCTGATGCCAGGCCTCGCCGACGCCCACGTCCACATCTGCGCCGTCGAGGCCAACATCGCTGAGCAGCACCGGCTCCTCCCGCCGAGCCTGATCGCGGCCAAGGCCCTCCGCCGGCTCGAGCAGGCGCTGATGCAGGGGTTCACGACGGTGCGGGACGCGGGCGGTGCTGACTGGGGCTTCCGTGAGGCCGTCGCCCAGGGCTTGGTGCCCGGTCCCCGGCTCCTGGTGAGCGGGCAGTACCTCTCCCAGACCGGCGGCCACGGCGACAAGCGCCGGCGCGCCGAGGTGATTCCGCCGATCGAGTGCTGCCTCGGGATGGTTGCCGCCATCGCCGATGGCCCCGACGAGGTCCGGAAGGCGGCCCGCGAGCAGATCCGCCGGGGAGTGGACCAGATCAAGATCATGGCCTCGGGCGGCGCCATGTCGCCTGCCGACGAGCTGGACACCACCCAGTACACGGTCGCCGAGCTCCAAGCGGCTGTGGAGGAGGCCCGCGCGGCGAACACCTACGTGCTTGCCCACGCCTACTCGGGCGCAGCGGTGCGGAACGCCGTGGAGGCGGGCGTGAGGTCGATCGAGCACGGGAACCTGATTGACGAGGCCGCCGCCCGCGCGCTGAAGGACGCCGGCGCATTCCTGGTCCCGACGATGATCACCTACGAGGCCATCTGGCGCGAGGGGAAGGCCTACGGCATCGGCGAGCACCAGCTCCAGAAGATCAACCTGGCGCGCGAGAAGAGCGTAGAGAGCGTGGCGCTGGCGCGCCGGCTCGGGCTCAAGATCGGCTCGGGCTCCGATCTCCTGGGCGACATGATGGCCTACCGGACCCACGAGCTGGAGCTGAAGGCCCAGGTGCTGACCCCGATGGAGGTCCTGGTCTCGGCCACCCGCACCAATGCCGAACTGTTCAGGATGGAGGACCGGATCGGGACCGTCGAGCCCGGCAAGTACGCCGACCTGCTGGTGGTCAGAGGCAACCCCGTGAAGGACCTCAGGCTCTTCCAGAACGCGGACAACCTGCTCCTGATCATGAAGGGCGGCCAGATCTACAAGCAGGTTCTCTAG